A genomic window from Myxococcales bacterium includes:
- a CDS encoding serine/threonine protein kinase, which translates to MTESFPEKLAQYDVLRRLGAGGMAEVFLARKSGAEGTSKIVVVKRILPSFGASRRFRTMFIDEAQLATRLNHPNVVQVYDFSNEGAEGHILAMEYVEGPDFGMIVAAARAAGVRLPPWVSAYVIAEVAKGLHYAHEKKDDGGASLEIVHRDVSPQNVLLSYDGSVKIADFGIASARFLQDEQGVIKGKYGYMSPEQARGERVDRRSDLYSLGVILWECLSGRSRRQRHRDGAPRGGPHGPRRAAEHVRDGSARRARADRDEAPRAAARGPLRDGEGARGGHRSSAPVAPRAGGRRGPWRRRSTRSSRGRAIVAAIAAGPPRLGPSSRTPRRRWRSRAIARPRRRGPTSAAASTARCGTSRS; encoded by the coding sequence GTGACTGAATCTTTCCCCGAAAAGTTGGCGCAGTACGACGTGCTTCGGCGCCTCGGCGCGGGCGGCATGGCCGAGGTGTTCCTGGCGCGCAAGAGCGGCGCCGAGGGCACCTCGAAGATCGTCGTCGTCAAGCGCATCCTGCCCTCGTTCGGGGCGTCGCGGCGCTTTCGCACGATGTTCATCGACGAGGCGCAGCTCGCCACCCGCCTGAACCACCCGAACGTGGTGCAGGTCTACGACTTCTCGAACGAGGGGGCCGAGGGGCACATCCTCGCGATGGAGTACGTCGAGGGCCCGGACTTCGGCATGATCGTCGCGGCCGCCCGCGCGGCCGGCGTGCGCCTGCCGCCCTGGGTGAGCGCCTACGTCATCGCCGAGGTGGCCAAGGGCCTCCACTACGCGCACGAGAAGAAAGACGACGGCGGCGCGTCGCTCGAGATCGTTCACCGCGACGTGTCGCCCCAGAACGTGCTGCTCTCCTACGACGGCAGCGTAAAAATTGCGGATTTTGGCATCGCGAGCGCGCGCTTCCTGCAGGACGAGCAGGGGGTCATCAAGGGCAAGTACGGGTACATGTCGCCCGAGCAGGCCCGCGGGGAGCGGGTCGACCGCCGCAGCGATCTCTACTCGCTCGGCGTCATCCTCTGGGAGTGCCTCTCCGGCCGGTCCCGCCGGCAGCGCCACCGGGACGGCGCTCCTCGAGGTGGTCCGCACGGGCCGCGTCGAGCCGCCGAGCACGTTCGCGATGGATCTGCCCGCCGAGCTCGAGCAGATCGTGATGAAGCTCCTCGCGCCGCGGCCCGAGGGCCGCTACGCGACGGGGAGGGAGCTCGTGGCGGCCATCGGTCGAGCGCTCCTGTCGCGCCAAGAGCTGGTGGACGGCGCGGCCCCTGGAGGCGACGATCCACGCGTTCCTCCCGCGGCCGAGCGATCGTCGCGGCGATCGCGGCGGGTCCCCCGCGCCTGGGCCCGAGCTCACGAACCCCGCGGCGCCGGTGGCGATCGCGAGCGATCGCGCGCCCGCGTCGTCGAGGCCCAACAAGCGCGGCGGCGAGCACCGCGAGGTGCGGCACATCGCGCTCGTGA